Within Homo sapiens chromosome 2, GRCh38.p14 Primary Assembly, the genomic segment TATGCTTAGAGCAAAGTAGGTGCCTTTACTAAGCTATATTTAGAGCACTATGGGGGGAGCTCTAGTGTGAGAAACAGTTTCTCAAGGGTAACAATCCTAAAAATCTAGGATTTGGAATGAAAACTTTCAataatttgaaagtattttgaGCAGAAAAATACATTTGATCCAAGTATAGAAAGCGTAcccaaaacaaaagtaaaagtaaaaccTTTAACCCTTTGCGTTTCTATGGcattggctcatttttttcttgtccttCTACCTGGAAAGAAAACTTGCATTATAAAGATGAAGAATATGGCATCTGTGACTTCAACCACATCTATACAAATCTATAGTAagggggatttttaaaaagaaaagcaaattcagaagcatgccaaaaaaaatcaaagggcTAAAGACAacttaatacaaataaatttctgaatacTTATAGAAAAGTGGGAAAGAATTACCATCTGCAAAAGGATCAAGACGCTCTGGGGAAATTATCATGGTCCGCCTATGCTTTTTGTATTCATCTTCCCGGTCTGCAATCTTTGGAGGTCTGTGCTCAGCAAATGGATCATACTGAAAAGAGGTATGTCTCACTTAATATCcactttattaaaataacaaaacagaatatcataaacaaaaatcagaacACCATAAAGCACAAATGTTTAATACATGCCTACTAATATTCTGTACCGTTTCACagataaatgttaaatataaaaaaataaggcaCATGGAAACAAGGTAATATACATATCCACATTTCCATAGTTCAATGCTTCATTAAATGATTACAGCCAGGCATGACAGCCTGTGTgtataatctcaactacttgggaggttgagacaggaggaatccttgagcccaggagtttgggatcagcctgAGCAAGACAGCAAAACCttgtgtcaaaaagaaaaagattacacCTTTacaaaataagttattatttataattatcctTAAAGCATCCTAAAATTTATGGATTTCTATGGGAACTCAGACATTCACTTTTCTTTAGCTGAATAAActatgcttttaaaatgaaagatcaCCTGTTCTGTTGACTGTGGTATATCATTAAGCAATGCCACAGGGGCATGATATCCTGGCTTCTTCTGACCAAGCAAACTCGTAGATGATGAATAGTCATCGTCATCCTGCAATGAAAACCCCCCAAAAAGCCATAAACAAAATGTTAgaacttaaaaattagaaagaatatgCAAAGAttcaaaatgaaatcaaaagatCTATTGACAGTGTGATGTCTAAGCCCTCCTTCATAAAACTTAGAAACACAATTGGTCTTCTTTCACTTCAAAAATCTATTAAATTCAATTCAGTAAAGttatctttacttttaaaatgattaagcAAGGAATATTTTCTATAGACGTCAATTAAGATAAAGTAGGTATGGACTAGAAAAACCtgtgcatttaattttttcacaGAAGACAAAATGTTTTTTCAATTTGATAACTACAGCTTATTTTAGaactttctactttctttttttaactcatGTTTTTTAACACAATTTAACAACcatagaaacaaatatttaattttaaatttatttgcccCTAGTAGTATGTTTAAACAGAACAATGTTATACTGTTACTTTTCTAGTATAAAAAGTACAactgtttgggaggccaaggtgggagaatggcttgagtgtaggagttttgagactagcctaggcaacagagacccagctgggcaaggtggctcacatctataatcccaacactttgggaggccgaggcaagggactaattgagcccaggagttcaagaccagcctgggcaacatggtgaaactctgtctctaccaaaaaaaatacaaaaattagccaggcgtggtggtgtgcatacgtagtcccagctactcaggaggctgaggtgggaaaattgcttgatcTCGGGAGGCGAAGGCTATAGTGAGGCATGATCTGGCCACTGCCTttggtctgggcaacagagcaagactttgtctccaaaaaacaaaaccacatacatagtgagatctcatctctattgtaataaaaataaataaaaaataaaaagtgcaacACGGGGTAATTCTCCAGATCTTAACAcctcacttattttatttaaagataaagtGACAATTTCCCCCTCAGCTTCTGAAACCTATAGCTATCACTTTCTTTTACAATTAGGGTATGAGACCCCCAAATAAAGTGCTAACTAGTCCATGACTGGCTTCTAGAAATTTCACCttttgggatttttaaatttctctcaagaaaaaaaaaagaggaagagagccaACTATAAAATGTGActtgaatttcttaaaaataaccagttggcaccgcatgttctcactcctaggtgggaactgaacaataagaacacctggacacaggatggggaacatcacacaccggggcttgtcatggggtgggggtaggggggagggatagcattgggagatatacctaacgtaaatgacaagttaatgggtgcagcacaccagtatggcacatgtatacatacgtaacctgcacattgtgcacatggaccctagaatttaaagtataataataataaaaaaagaaatatacatcacctatccaaaaattaaaaaaaaataaaaaataaccaggcgcggtggctcacgcctgtaatcccagcactctgggaggctgaggcaggtggatcacgagctcaggagatcgagaccatcctggctaacacggtgaaaccccgtctctactaaaaatacaaaaaattagccggacttggtggcaggcatctgtagtcccagctactcgggaggctgaggcaggagaatgctatgaaccctggaggcggagcatgcagtaagccaagattgcaccactgcattccagcctgggcaacagagtgagacgaaaaaaaaaaaccagtttgataatctatatacataaaataaaatttatctgtaACTGAATCACCAAATTTGGAGTTTGGAATGGTCTGATAAAATATAAGCTACCTGGAATACATAAAAAATGCTTTGAGGGAACAGATTTCAAAATGAAAGGCAGTCCTCCTCCATAGGAATTCAAACAGACATGAAAAGCTCATCAATATcagtactaagaaaaattccaggctgggcgcagtggctcaagcctgtaatcgcagcactttgggaggccaaggcaggtggatcacctgaaggcatgagttccagaccagcctggccaacatggcaaaaccccatctctactaaaaatacaaaaattagccaggcatggtagcaggcgcctgtaatcccagctatttgggaggctgaggcaggagaatcacttgaaaccgggaggcggaggttgcagtccactgcactcaagcctggatgacaggtgagactgtctcaaaaaaaaaaaaaaaaagataagaaaagaaaatccattcACATTAAGATaccaagaggagaaaaacagtATCAAGTACAAGTCAGTAATCAAATCACAAGGACAGATGGCTATTTACAATTAAGTCACTTCTCACACAGGCTACTCTAGATAGAGCTGATAAGTAATGGTAGGGATTTACTTTACTCTTAACTTTATAAAGGTAATGGCTGGCAGGTGCTTCACTGGATAAACAAACTAGTCTTTACCATAAATTCTCAGAACAAAGCATTTCCAGTGAAGTTTCTGAACCTTAGAGAGGATACCTCCAGTAGTTTTATCCTCTAAAagatcccaaaaatgtttctccaGATTAAACCAGATGGCTGCAACAAAAGTTATTCATATTTCttgctctctcaaaaaaataactgCCTCTTGTACATAATTTGTAACTTACATCTTCAAGTTCAGTTGCAGCAATTGATGTCACGTATCCAGCAAATCTGCTGTCACTTCCACCATAAATTTCCTGGTCATAATAACCTGTAGAATCGAGGCCCACTCCTTGAGCTTCATCAAGAGCTGCCTTCTTGCCTTGAATTTCTCGAATCTGTGCTTCAATATCTATAAAAAGATAACACAGACTTTCTTAATTTCACTTTCCAAAAGAACTCCCAACACAATGCATTTCTTTACTAGGTAATTATCAAAATACTCtcttaaatacagaaaatgtacAATAATTGCACCATATAAGAGACTAGTAATCACAACAGCGTAAGCAAGCTCTAGAAATTAAACCATGATAGGCTGGgcatgtggctcacgcctacaatcccaacactttgggaggatgaggtgggcagatctgggtgctgtggctcacgcctataatcccaacactttgggaggaggaggtgggcgatcacttgaggtcaggagttcgagaccaacctggccaacatatagcgaaaccccgtctctactaaaaaatacaaaaagtagctgggcgtgggggcatgcacctgtagtcccaggtatttgggaagttgaggcaggagaatcactttaacccgggaggcggaggttgcagatcacaccactgcactccaacctgggtgacagagcaagactctatctctcaaaaaaaaaaaaaaaaaccgtgacAAAATATCATCTAACAAACATATAACCTAGCTTAAAATGTCCCCAGTTGCCCTAGTAACAGCTTCTATAGATTCTTTTTTAACCCATGATCCAATCAAGCACCATACACTGCATTTAGTTGTCACTCTTTGCTCTTCTTTAAATACAGACTAGTCTTCCATTTTGTAGTCTTTCCTGACACCAGGTTAATTTTGCAAagtaatgttttgttttaataatctaAATAATACATAGATGTATAAAGAAATAGTTTCGATTGCAAAAGATTTCCATGGCCTGACAAATAGCTGTTTAAATTCTTGCCAGCCCATGCTGAATTAAGCCCTTTGACACCAGGCACTTTTAAAAAGCTTacttgctggccgggcgcggtggtccacgcctataatcccagcactttgggaggccaaggcgggcggatcacctgaagtcaggcattcgagaccagcctagccaagatggtgaaacctcctctccagtaaaaatacaaagttagccaggtgtaatggcgcacgcctctagtcccagctactcaggaggctgaggcagaactgcttgaacccgggaggccaaggctgcagtgagccgagatcacgtgccactgcactttagcctgggcaaagagcaaaactcatctcaaataaataaataaatgaataaaaattaggccgggcgcagtggctcacacctgcaatcccagcacttcgggaggccgaggtgggcagatcacctgaggtcaggagttcaagaccagcctggccaatgtgctaaaaccccgtctctactaaaaatacaaaaattagccgggcatggtggcaggcgcctgtaatcccagctactcgggaggctgaggcaggagaatcacatgaacccggaaggtggaggttgcagtaagtcgagatcacgccattgcactccagcctgggcgacaagagcgaaactccgtctcaaaaaataaatagataaataaatcaaataaaaaataaaaaagctcaaTTGCTAGCTGCATGAATCAAAAGATAAAGATTCAAATAGCATCCTGTATTTGCAAAACCTCCCACCCCCCCAGCTAAGGGAGAAAGCCCTCTATAGTTCCTCAAGATAGATGTGCAGGATAACAAAATGTCCTTATCTAGTCTAAGGCACGGCTGGGTCACATTTCCACATAAGAAAGGAACAGGAGCACGTCTCACAAACTGGAGGCAGACGCGGTAGCTCACGCATGTCATccaaacactttggaaggctgaggtgggcggatcacttgagcccaggagttcaaaaccagcctgggcgacatggcaaaaccctatctctacaaaaaatactaaaattagccaggtatggtggcaaaCCTATAGTCCCCTGCCACTTAgggggctcaggtgggaggactgtttgagcccaggaggtcaaggctgcagtaagccacgattgctgccactgcactccagcctggatgagagagagactgtctcagaaacaaacagaaagaaagaaactcaaaatGATAGAATAGTTTTAATGCTGAGTTTAGCAGCCCCAGTTGTGATCGGATCTCAAAATTATTATAGTGTGTTGTGTTACACAGCACCACTACATGCACAGATGTTACTTTGTCCCCAAACCATTATAGCAGCCCAGGCAGCCAGAAATATCCTCACATGAGCAGGGTGGTTCTTTTTACTATGATCTctacttttgtttctgtttgtagtttcatattttgaaaaatttaatctACATttgccccactcccacccccttcgggcatcttcttttcttttctttttttgaggcggagttttgctcttgttgcccaggctggagtgcagtggctggatctcggctcactgcaacctccgcctcccaggttcaagccattctcctgcctcagcctcccaaatagttgggattatagatgcccaccaccacgcccagcttcaggctttttttttaaaccacaggtGCATTTATCACTTTTACCTAAATAGGTTTTTGTAAAAGGACCACAAATGCTACTTCCATGAGGATTTAGGTAAGAAACAAATGGATGAATCAGGAGAAATAGTCTGCAATCTCCTCTACAGCATTAGTCTAGTATAAGGACCACCTACAAAGAAATGACCTGGTGCACCTGTTACAAAGGTAGAACCTTAGGTCTTGGATACACTAACTCTGAAACTCCAACTCAGGCTGTGAAGCCCAGGATTCTGCATCATTAACAAACACCCTAGGAAACTATTTTACCTGGCCCTTCACCCCTCCCATTTCCAACCCCAGCCCACCCCTACCAAATTTTCCAATTTAGAGCATCATTTTATACTTTTCTCTACCTCATACACAACTAAAAAACAGGAAAGGGGTGCTGTTTTATAAAAACTGCACACTACACATATTGTGCAACTTGCTTTTTCCCCCTTATCAGGCATCTCTCTTATTTTCCATCTAAACAACTTTTCCATCCTGAAGTTTCAGCAACTAGTTTCTCATTTGGATAACACTTATTCTGGAACTAATTTCAGCTACTGAATTTTAACTATTGATTTTATGTACCTGCTGATTAGCATCAGAGTTTTCCAATTACAAAGGTTCATAAAGTACTGAAATAGTGTTGGTATGAAATCTATGTAAATCATGACTAGGTTCTTATTAAAATTTAGTAACAAAATTacccagcccaaaatctcctgggGCTAGGCAGCTGTTTGTAGTTAATTAATCCTAAGGTGAGTATATTACTGAACTTCTTATAGGCAGTacaattaaatgtttatatgcaAATCAGGCATTGTTTTCTGTCTGCTGGAAACTATAGATATAAAGTCCAAACAGCTTAATGGGCTTTGTTAACACACTGCAAACTGCAGCACATTTACACATACACCATGTGATCCATAAAATTAAGCCGTCAGATTCCATAAAACTCAGCAGCTTATTATGCAATTCAGAGAACTAAAAACTCAGAAATTTCTTAATAAACTATGTGCTAAAATACCAAATATAACATACCCAAATATTTATGAGCAAACAAATTATTACCATGACATTCATAAATAAGGTAACTTTGTGTCTGAGGTTtcgttttcaaaataaataaaaaggtgggAAAAAATACGGCAGAAAATGAAGAACTGATAAAGCTGAGCAGTGGGTTAGTGTTCATTATATTTTGTCCTATTCTCTTCTGcatgttaaaatatttcataaaaggtaatctgggccgggcatggtggctcacgcctgtaatcccagcactttgggaggccgaggcgggtggatcacgaggtcaggagttcaggatcagcctggccaagatggtgaaaccccatctctactaaaaatataaaaattagccaggtgtggtggtgggtgcctggaatcccagctactcaggaggctgagtcagagaattgcttgaacccaagaggcagaggatgcagtgagccgagatcgcaccactgcactccaacctaggcgacagagcaagactccgtctcaaattaattaattaattaattaattaattaaaaggtaATGAGGCTGggcactttgggatgcccaggcaggcagatcacttgagttcacaagttcaaggccagcctaagcaacatgatgaaaccctgtctctacaaaaattagacaaaaatacaaaaattagtcactacaggtgcacacctgtagtcccagatactcaggaggctgaggtcagaggatggcttgagcccaggaggcggaggttgcagtgagctgagatcacaccactgcactctagcctgggtgttAGAGCCAGGCCTTGCCtctaaataagtaagtaaataaataaataggtaatcTGTAGaagtaattaaaagtaattttccaaatttttctctCCCCTATCCATGCCAGCCAAGGTTTGTAAAATTCCACTTCAAATTTTTTATCTCTGGGAATAACAATGTTGTCTCTAACTCCGTATTTTCAAAACCAACACTAAGTTACAGCCTGGTGTGTAAGTATTCctataatttcttaaatataaactgactaaaaatatgcaaatagatCATTTCTGACAACAAATGATCAATGCATAAAACTGCTTGGCAactggctgagcgcggtggctcacgcctgtaatcccagcactttgggaagtcaagacagttgaatcacttgagatcaggagttcaaagccggcctggccaacatggtgaaaccctgtcttcactaaaaatacaaaaattagccagacatggtggtggcacgcctgtaatcccagctacttggaaggctgaggcatgagaatcgcttgaacctgggaggtggaggttgcagtgagccgagatcacagcactgcactctggcctgggcaacaagagaatcgcttgagtctgggaggcagaggttgcagtgagccaagatcacgccactgcactccagcccggacgacacagtgaaactccatctcaaaaaaaaaaggcgggggttggcaactatgaaaataaaaaatgagagaacATACCAAAATGAGTA encodes:
- the SF3B1 gene encoding splicing factor 3B subunit 1 isoform 3 (isoform 3 is encoded by transcript variant 3), which encodes MAKIAKTHEDIEAQIREIQGKKAALDEAQGVGLDSTGYYDQEIYGGSDSRFAGYVTSIAATELEDDDDDYSSSTSLLGQKKPGYHAPVALLNDIPQSTEQYDPFAEHRPPKIADREDEYKKHRRTMIISPERLDPFADGNSFPLFYKYSEIYLY
- the SF3B1 gene encoding splicing factor 3B subunit 1 isoform X3; translation: MAKIAKTHEDIEAQIREIQGKKAALDEAQGVGLDSTGYYDQEIYGGSDSRFAGYVTSIAATELEDDDDDYSSSTSLLGQKKPGYHAPVALLNDIPQSTEQYDPFAEHRPPKIADREDEYKKHRRTMIISPERLDPFADGFYSAA